DNA sequence from the Stenotrophomonas sp. 24(2023) genome:
CTATCTGGAAATCGTACCGGTGGAACTGCTGACCCCCACCGACTGGACCGTGGACCAGGCGATGAGCTTCATCATTTCCGGCGGCGCGGTCGCCCCGGAAACGGTGCCGTTCACCCGCGCCGGCGACCGCTGAGATGAGCCACCGGCCGCTGCAGGACCGCGCCGTCCTGCTGTTCATCGTACTGGCCGCCTTTTTCTGCGCCAACGCCGTGCTGGCCGAACTGATCGGGGTGAAGATCTTCGCCCTGGAAGACACGCTGGGCATCGCGCCGCTGAACTGGAACCTGTTCGGCCAGACCGGCTCGCTCAGCTTCACCGCCGGCACGCTGCTGTGGCCGGTGGTGTTCATCATGACCGACACCATCAACGAGTTCTTCGGCAAGCGTGGCGTGCGCTTCATCTCGTGGCTGGCCTGCGGCCTGATCGGCTATGGCTTCCTGTTCGCCTTTGCCGCCATTTCGCTGGCCCCGGCCGACTGGTGGGTGACCTCGATGAGCGGCCACGGGGTGCCCGATTACCAGGCCGCGTTCGCGGCCGTGTTCGGCCAGGGCATGTGGACCATCGCCGGTTCGCTGGTGGCCTTCATGATCGGGCAGCTGATCGACGTGGCGGTGTTCCACCGCATCCGCCGCATCACCGGCGAACGCCACGTGTGGCTGCGCGCCACCGGCTCGACCGCCGTGTCGCAGCTGATCGACAGCTTCGTGGTGATCTGGATCGCCTTCGTGCTGGGCCCGCAGAAATGGCCGACCTCGCTGT
Encoded proteins:
- a CDS encoding queuosine precursor transporter, giving the protein MSHRPLQDRAVLLFIVLAAFFCANAVLAELIGVKIFALEDTLGIAPLNWNLFGQTGSLSFTAGTLLWPVVFIMTDTINEFFGKRGVRFISWLACGLIGYGFLFAFAAISLAPADWWVTSMSGHGVPDYQAAFAAVFGQGMWTIAGSLVAFMIGQLIDVAVFHRIRRITGERHVWLRATGSTAVSQLIDSFVVIWIAFVLGPQKWPTSLFLAVSSVNYVYKMGFAIVLIPLLYLMRRAITRYLGEERAAQLRADAAAD